One genomic window of Magnolia sinica isolate HGM2019 chromosome 3, MsV1, whole genome shotgun sequence includes the following:
- the LOC131239567 gene encoding ubiquitin carboxyl-terminal hydrolase 2-like isoform X2: MGKKMKRKTRSAYKDKRVSSNSLLSISEHSNPTVEIMNEGVSAGKERKACNHIACNHIDNSVDLDKISWNISSSDNLKCKDCRDGHGVDRRAGKGKGKQARKKGTGSADTKSELKCLWVCLSCGHVACGGAVGDSTPLSHALRHAKQTRHPSAVQLEDPLLCWCFSCNSLIPVEKPEENGGRNNILFQAHELIKGWSMKGAVVDVEDVWFGGGNVEERTTTEIGESSISNTRGYKVRGLPNLGNTCFFNSVMQNLLAIDLLRVYFMDLDRSVGPLTMALRKLFTETNIEVDFRNGTNPKSLFGCICSKAPQFRGYQQQDSHELLRYLLDGLHTEELSARKSFTSSSEDGVASNMGPTFVDVIFGGQLSSTVCCTECGHSSIVYEPFLDLSLPVPTKKPPPRKAVISQPKKKKQPLKEQRNKGGKNRESKNADTAPLSAQCATRGVSLPLECRESSSTLPSGALTSIAPAKEQAAALVTDDNLPWLDFIGQDTPTEQTVALAAADDSLWLDYIGQDTPKGETASLAAADGLSWLDYIGQDTAFDDASSVSQSYDISAVQDSECKQVFQNEDTTQYSIELPSDVCTLDMEPKAGIESVENRCIDELPLHVQDSEVLLLPYKDEVSAMGEREGMTPDCQNPTIVASEDAPSKDLIEAASSINGWGEAEQDFDGFGDLFHEPETVSDPKMESSLGDLSFQANDEMETALLAGNSSESNQDEVDNTNAQVSIDSCLAYFTKPELLSNEHAWHCESCSKNVRCQRMEARNGEKQVVSRDKQSKTLKSRTNRGGSKSKNSPTGLDEGRLSSATFKTLDDEKPASSSTSATTVQTAHPHLVRLDVSDASAAQKLLGPTGEESTYTTHELRRSGNDMGEELLSNGVADHAEISWRDDDLGARNHAPQDLPHTSLNDQASFQSDGSKTIQLSSRDKDSFCEVDQVRQKESHSSHGGHETDDSEVEEINSGSGKVKRDATKRYLISKAPPILTIHLKRFSQDARGRLSKLSGHVSFRDTLDLWPYMDPGLRVKRSILSYLGIFHPQLDTIGAKRKRSVGTASWGWWSIRGP, from the exons ATGGGGAAAAAGATGAAAAGGAAGACACGAAGCGCATATAAGGATAAGCGAGTTTCCTCCAATTCTCTACTTAGCATTTCAGAGCATTCAAATCCGACAGTTGAGATTATGAACGAGGGAGTTTCGGCAGGAAAGGAGAGAAAAGCATGCAATCACATTGCATGTAATCACATTGATAACAGTGTGGATTTGGATAAGATTTCATGGAACATCAGTTCTTCGGACAACCTTAAGTGTAAAGATTGCAGGGATGGCCACGGTGTTGATAGGAGAGCAGGTAAAGGAAAGGGCAAACAGGCTAGGAAGAAAGGAACGGGATCTGCAGACACGAAATCAGAACTGAAATGTCTATGGGTCTGTTTGTCTTGTGGACATGTTGCGTGTGGAGGGGCTGTCGGGGATTCAACACCCCTAAGCCATGCTCTCCGGCATGCTAAACAAACCCGTCATCCTAGTGCCGTTCAACTTGAAGACCCGCTTCTCTGCTGGTGCTTTTCATGCAATTCATTGATTCCAGTTGAAAAACCGGAGGAGAATGGTGGAAGGAACAACATCTTATTCCAAGCACATGAATTGATTAAGGGGTGGTCAATGAAAGGGGCTGTTGTGGATGTCGAGGATGTGTGGTTTGGTGGTGGAAATGTTGAAGAAAGAACAACGACAGAAATCGGTGAATCTTCAATTTCAAATACAAGAGGTTATAAGGTAAGAGGTCTGCCTAACCTTGGAAATACTTGCTTCTTTAACTCAGTCATGCAGAATCTTCTTGCGATAGATCTTTTGCGGGTATATTTCATGGACTTGGACCGGTCCGTTGGACCTCTGACGATGGCTTTGAGGAAGCTCTTCACAGAAACGAATATTGAAGTGGATTTCAGAAACGGCACAAATCCCAAATCCCTTTTTGGGTGCATATGTTCCAAGGCTCCCCAGTTTAGGGGATATCAGCAACAGGACAGCCACGAATTGCTCCGATATTTACTTGACGGGTTGCATACTGAGGAGTTGAGTGCCAGAAAATCATTCACTTCCTCTAGTGAAGATGGTGTCGCTTCGAATATGGGTCCCACTTTTGTGGATGTTATTTTTGGGGGCCAACTCTCTAGCACAGTTTGTTGTACAGAATGTGGGCACTCATCAATAGTCTACGAGCCGTTTTTGGATCTATCACTGCCAGTCCCAACGAAGAAACCTCCACCCAGAAAAGCTGTCATTTCTCAACCCAAGAAAAAAAAGCAGCCTTTGAAGGAACAACGGAATAAAGGTGGAAAAAATCGAGAAAGTAAGAATGCCGATACTGCTCCATTATCAGCTCAATGTGCAACAAGAGGTGTTAGTTTGCCATTAGAATGCCGCGAATCTTCTAGCACTCTTCCTTCTGGTGCTCTTACTTCTATTGCGCCTGCTAAGGAGCAAGCCGCTGCTTTGGTCACGGATGATAACTTACCGTGGTTGGATTTCATTGGACAGGATACACCTACAGAACAAACAGTTGCTTTGGCAGCAGCTGATGATTCATTGTGGTTGGATTACATTGGACAGGATACACCTAAGGGAGAAACAGCTTCTTTGGCAGCAGCTGATGGTTTATCATGGTTGGATTATATTGGACAGGATACAGCATTTGACGATGCAAGTTCAGTTTCTCAGAGTTATGATATTTCGGCTGTTCAAGATTCCGAATGCAAGCAAGTCTTTCAAAATGAGGATACTACACAATATAGTATTGAATTGCCAAGTGATGTTTGTACGTTGGATATGGAGCCAAAAGCAGGAATAGAATCTGTGGAGAATCGTTGCATTGATGAACTCCCTTTACATGTTCAAGATTCCGAAGTTTTGTTGCTTCCTTATAAAGATGAGGTTTCggctatgggagagagagagggaatgacgCCTGACTGTCAAAATCCCACAATTGTGGCATCCGAAGATGCTCCAAGTAAGGATCTCATTGAAGCAGCCTCATCTATTAATGGCTGGGGTGAAGCTGAACAAGACTTTGATGGCTTTGGTGACTTATTTCATGAGCCGGAGACGGTTTCTGATCCCAAGATGGAATCTAGTTTAGGTGACCTGAGCTTTCAAGCAAATGACGAGATGGAAACGGCTTTATTAGCCGGAAATAGCAGTGAATCTAATCAAGATGAGGTAGATAACACAAATGCTCAAGTATCTATCGATAGTTGCTTGGCTTATTTCACAAAACCTGAGCTTCTTTCTAATGAGCATGCATGGCATTGTGAGAGCTGTTCTAAGAACGTGCGATGCCAAAGGATGGAAGCTAGAAATGGCGAAAAGCAAGTTGTTAGTAGGGATAAGCAGTCAAAAACATTAAAGTCTCGGACCAATAGAGGCGGATCGAAAAGTAAAAATTCTCCAACTGGGTTAGATGAAGGCCGTCTGAGTTCTGCTACATTCAAAACCTTAGACGATGAAAAGCCGGCAAGCAGTTCAACTTCTGCAACTACTGTCCAAACAGCACATCCACATCTCGTAAGACTGGATGTCTCTGATGCAAGTGCTGCTCAGAAACTGCTCGGTCCTACTGGTGAAGAATCAACTTACACTACACATGAACTCAGACGGTCGGGAAATGACATGGGCGAAGAGCTTTTGTCCAATGGTGTCGCTGATCATGCTGAAATTTCTTGGAGGGATGATGATCTTGGTGCACGGAACCACGCTCCTCAAGACCTACCACACACTTCGCTTAACGATCAAGCTAGCTTCCAATCGGATGGTAGCAAAACGATCCAGCTTAGTTCTAGAGACAAGGACAGCTTTTGTGAGGTTGATCAAGTGCGACAAAAAGAGTCCCATTCGTCACATGGAGGACATGAGACGGACGACAGTGAGGTTGAGGAAATCAACAGTGGAAGTGGGAAGGTCAAGAGAGATGCAACTAAAAGATATCTTATTAGTAAGGCCCCACCTATTCTAACAATTCATTTAAAGAGATTCAGCCAAGATGCTCGTGGTCGATTGAGTAAATTAAGCGGACATGTGAGCTTCAGAGATACGCTTGATCTTTGGCCTTATATGGACCCCGG GTTGCGAGTCAAAAGGTCAATATTGTCCTATTTGGGCATCTTCCATCCACAGCTGGACACAATAG gtgcgAAGAGAAAGAGAAGTGTAGGTACCGCCTCGTGGGGGTGGTGGAGCATTCGGGGACCATGA
- the LOC131239567 gene encoding ubiquitin carboxyl-terminal hydrolase 2-like isoform X1: MGKKMKRKTRSAYKDKRVSSNSLLSISEHSNPTVEIMNEGVSAGKERKACNHIACNHIDNSVDLDKISWNISSSDNLKCKDCRDGHGVDRRAGKGKGKQARKKGTGSADTKSELKCLWVCLSCGHVACGGAVGDSTPLSHALRHAKQTRHPSAVQLEDPLLCWCFSCNSLIPVEKPEENGGRNNILFQAHELIKGWSMKGAVVDVEDVWFGGGNVEERTTTEIGESSISNTRGYKVRGLPNLGNTCFFNSVMQNLLAIDLLRVYFMDLDRSVGPLTMALRKLFTETNIEVDFRNGTNPKSLFGCICSKAPQFRGYQQQDSHELLRYLLDGLHTEELSARKSFTSSSEDGVASNMGPTFVDVIFGGQLSSTVCCTECGHSSIVYEPFLDLSLPVPTKKPPPRKAVISQPKKKKQPLKEQRNKGGKNRESKNADTAPLSAQCATRGVSLPLECRESSSTLPSGALTSIAPAKEQAAALVTDDNLPWLDFIGQDTPTEQTVALAAADDSLWLDYIGQDTPKGETASLAAADGLSWLDYIGQDTAFDDASSVSQSYDISAVQDSECKQVFQNEDTTQYSIELPSDVCTLDMEPKAGIESVENRCIDELPLHVQDSEVLLLPYKDEVSAMGEREGMTPDCQNPTIVASEDAPSKDLIEAASSINGWGEAEQDFDGFGDLFHEPETVSDPKMESSLGDLSFQANDEMETALLAGNSSESNQDEVDNTNAQVSIDSCLAYFTKPELLSNEHAWHCESCSKNVRCQRMEARNGEKQVVSRDKQSKTLKSRTNRGGSKSKNSPTGLDEGRLSSATFKTLDDEKPASSSTSATTVQTAHPHLVRLDVSDASAAQKLLGPTGEESTYTTHELRRSGNDMGEELLSNGVADHAEISWRDDDLGARNHAPQDLPHTSLNDQASFQSDGSKTIQLSSRDKDSFCEVDQVRQKESHSSHGGHETDDSEVEEINSGSGKVKRDATKRYLISKAPPILTIHLKRFSQDARGRLSKLSGHVSFRDTLDLWPYMDPGCEEKEKCRYRLVGVVEHSGTMRSGHYVAYFKAESRGNTIKKEDGTSLWFYASDAYVREVSLTEVLQSEAYILFYEKM; this comes from the exons ATGGGGAAAAAGATGAAAAGGAAGACACGAAGCGCATATAAGGATAAGCGAGTTTCCTCCAATTCTCTACTTAGCATTTCAGAGCATTCAAATCCGACAGTTGAGATTATGAACGAGGGAGTTTCGGCAGGAAAGGAGAGAAAAGCATGCAATCACATTGCATGTAATCACATTGATAACAGTGTGGATTTGGATAAGATTTCATGGAACATCAGTTCTTCGGACAACCTTAAGTGTAAAGATTGCAGGGATGGCCACGGTGTTGATAGGAGAGCAGGTAAAGGAAAGGGCAAACAGGCTAGGAAGAAAGGAACGGGATCTGCAGACACGAAATCAGAACTGAAATGTCTATGGGTCTGTTTGTCTTGTGGACATGTTGCGTGTGGAGGGGCTGTCGGGGATTCAACACCCCTAAGCCATGCTCTCCGGCATGCTAAACAAACCCGTCATCCTAGTGCCGTTCAACTTGAAGACCCGCTTCTCTGCTGGTGCTTTTCATGCAATTCATTGATTCCAGTTGAAAAACCGGAGGAGAATGGTGGAAGGAACAACATCTTATTCCAAGCACATGAATTGATTAAGGGGTGGTCAATGAAAGGGGCTGTTGTGGATGTCGAGGATGTGTGGTTTGGTGGTGGAAATGTTGAAGAAAGAACAACGACAGAAATCGGTGAATCTTCAATTTCAAATACAAGAGGTTATAAGGTAAGAGGTCTGCCTAACCTTGGAAATACTTGCTTCTTTAACTCAGTCATGCAGAATCTTCTTGCGATAGATCTTTTGCGGGTATATTTCATGGACTTGGACCGGTCCGTTGGACCTCTGACGATGGCTTTGAGGAAGCTCTTCACAGAAACGAATATTGAAGTGGATTTCAGAAACGGCACAAATCCCAAATCCCTTTTTGGGTGCATATGTTCCAAGGCTCCCCAGTTTAGGGGATATCAGCAACAGGACAGCCACGAATTGCTCCGATATTTACTTGACGGGTTGCATACTGAGGAGTTGAGTGCCAGAAAATCATTCACTTCCTCTAGTGAAGATGGTGTCGCTTCGAATATGGGTCCCACTTTTGTGGATGTTATTTTTGGGGGCCAACTCTCTAGCACAGTTTGTTGTACAGAATGTGGGCACTCATCAATAGTCTACGAGCCGTTTTTGGATCTATCACTGCCAGTCCCAACGAAGAAACCTCCACCCAGAAAAGCTGTCATTTCTCAACCCAAGAAAAAAAAGCAGCCTTTGAAGGAACAACGGAATAAAGGTGGAAAAAATCGAGAAAGTAAGAATGCCGATACTGCTCCATTATCAGCTCAATGTGCAACAAGAGGTGTTAGTTTGCCATTAGAATGCCGCGAATCTTCTAGCACTCTTCCTTCTGGTGCTCTTACTTCTATTGCGCCTGCTAAGGAGCAAGCCGCTGCTTTGGTCACGGATGATAACTTACCGTGGTTGGATTTCATTGGACAGGATACACCTACAGAACAAACAGTTGCTTTGGCAGCAGCTGATGATTCATTGTGGTTGGATTACATTGGACAGGATACACCTAAGGGAGAAACAGCTTCTTTGGCAGCAGCTGATGGTTTATCATGGTTGGATTATATTGGACAGGATACAGCATTTGACGATGCAAGTTCAGTTTCTCAGAGTTATGATATTTCGGCTGTTCAAGATTCCGAATGCAAGCAAGTCTTTCAAAATGAGGATACTACACAATATAGTATTGAATTGCCAAGTGATGTTTGTACGTTGGATATGGAGCCAAAAGCAGGAATAGAATCTGTGGAGAATCGTTGCATTGATGAACTCCCTTTACATGTTCAAGATTCCGAAGTTTTGTTGCTTCCTTATAAAGATGAGGTTTCggctatgggagagagagagggaatgacgCCTGACTGTCAAAATCCCACAATTGTGGCATCCGAAGATGCTCCAAGTAAGGATCTCATTGAAGCAGCCTCATCTATTAATGGCTGGGGTGAAGCTGAACAAGACTTTGATGGCTTTGGTGACTTATTTCATGAGCCGGAGACGGTTTCTGATCCCAAGATGGAATCTAGTTTAGGTGACCTGAGCTTTCAAGCAAATGACGAGATGGAAACGGCTTTATTAGCCGGAAATAGCAGTGAATCTAATCAAGATGAGGTAGATAACACAAATGCTCAAGTATCTATCGATAGTTGCTTGGCTTATTTCACAAAACCTGAGCTTCTTTCTAATGAGCATGCATGGCATTGTGAGAGCTGTTCTAAGAACGTGCGATGCCAAAGGATGGAAGCTAGAAATGGCGAAAAGCAAGTTGTTAGTAGGGATAAGCAGTCAAAAACATTAAAGTCTCGGACCAATAGAGGCGGATCGAAAAGTAAAAATTCTCCAACTGGGTTAGATGAAGGCCGTCTGAGTTCTGCTACATTCAAAACCTTAGACGATGAAAAGCCGGCAAGCAGTTCAACTTCTGCAACTACTGTCCAAACAGCACATCCACATCTCGTAAGACTGGATGTCTCTGATGCAAGTGCTGCTCAGAAACTGCTCGGTCCTACTGGTGAAGAATCAACTTACACTACACATGAACTCAGACGGTCGGGAAATGACATGGGCGAAGAGCTTTTGTCCAATGGTGTCGCTGATCATGCTGAAATTTCTTGGAGGGATGATGATCTTGGTGCACGGAACCACGCTCCTCAAGACCTACCACACACTTCGCTTAACGATCAAGCTAGCTTCCAATCGGATGGTAGCAAAACGATCCAGCTTAGTTCTAGAGACAAGGACAGCTTTTGTGAGGTTGATCAAGTGCGACAAAAAGAGTCCCATTCGTCACATGGAGGACATGAGACGGACGACAGTGAGGTTGAGGAAATCAACAGTGGAAGTGGGAAGGTCAAGAGAGATGCAACTAAAAGATATCTTATTAGTAAGGCCCCACCTATTCTAACAATTCATTTAAAGAGATTCAGCCAAGATGCTCGTGGTCGATTGAGTAAATTAAGCGGACATGTGAGCTTCAGAGATACGCTTGATCTTTGGCCTTATATGGACCCCGG gtgcgAAGAGAAAGAGAAGTGTAGGTACCGCCTCGTGGGGGTGGTGGAGCATTCGGGGACCATGAGAAGTGGACATTATGTTGCATATTTCAAAGCCGAAAGCAGAGGGAACACAATCAAGAAAGAAGACGGGACTTCGCTGTGGTTTTATGCAAGTGATGCCTATGTGCGTGAGGTCTCACTTACAGAAGTACTTCAATCCGAggcttatattttattttatgagaAAATGTAG
- the LOC131239565 gene encoding uncharacterized protein LOC131239565: MEEGRRRPTLSHQMSVVDRATPRNLMKFPDQDVEENEKLLQQQQDNQTLASILQEMPAVPEIFPPGRTLLDIIGEEESSSAVAYKGMIGTGRGGHRINWKPFKDRLRLRRTGAAWSSSGSSMSVIDDFTGSVEPRSTIEIPPDGRAGIVTECVVPPAPAPAADPVSVDRGQAVVVEEVVEPPVKVSLMSLLQADSQDGSVAEEDEEDEEDWGESGEYVCCVCMVRHKGAAFIPCGHTFCRLCSRELWVSRGNCPLCNGYILEILDIF, translated from the coding sequence ATGGAGGAAGGCAGGCGTAGGCCGACTCTCTCCCATCAAATGTCCGTAGTTGACCGTGCTACCCCTCGGAACCTCATGAAATTTCCAGATCAGGACGTCGAAGAAAACGAGAagctgctgcagcagcagcaaGATAACCAAACCCTAGCTTCCATCCTCCAAGAGATGCCAGCCGTTCCTGAAATCTTCCCGCCGGGCCGCACGCTTCTCGATATCATCGGCGAGGAGGAATCCAGCTCCGCGGTCGCATACAAAGGCATGATCGGCACCGGCCGAGGCGGCCACCGTATCAACTGGAAGCCGTTCAAGGACCGCCTCCGTCTGCGACGGACCGGCGCCGCTTGGAGCTCATCCGGCTCCTCCATGTCCGTCATCGACGATTTCACAGGCTCGGTGGAGCCCAGATCGACGATCGAGATCCCACCCGATGGCCGCGCCGGCATCGTGACGGAGTGCGTCGTGCCGCCGGCGCCGGCGCCGGCTGCAGATCCCGTCAGCGTCGATCGGGGGCAAGCGGTGGTGGTGGAGGAGGTGGTGGAGCCGCCCGTTAAGGTTTCGTTGATGTCGCTGTTGCAGGCGGACAGTCAGGACGGGTCCGTCGCGGAGGAGGATGAAGAGGATGAAGAGGACTGGGGAGAAAGTGGAGAGTACGTGTGCTGCGTGTGCATGGTAAGGCATAAGGGAGCGGCATTTATACCGTGCGGGCACACGTTCTGCAGACTGTGCTCCCGCGAGCTATGGGTAAGTAGGGGGAATTGCCCGCTCTGCAATGGCTATATCCTGGAAATTCTCGATATTTTCTAA